GCTTCCTTCCGAATCATCTCGATAATATGATGTGTGTAACCACTTGGGCTTGGTGTATCCAGCAATTTTTTTAGAAAAGACAGAACGTATGATTCATCAATTGTAAAACTCATTGTGTAATTTCCTCCTCGGATCATGGGTATGGTGTGAAACAAAATACAGCCTGTCTGGGGGAGAGAATGTGATACTACCATTCCTGACTCGCCAGCAGGCTGACTCTGTTGGTTACAATGTCCCCGTAGGGTTTCCTTTGCGCTGACTCTGGATCGAATCATTCTCCAATAGGCTGTCCGATTCATTTGAGTCAAGCGAATCCATCGATTTGAAAGAATCCAACGTAGATTTGCTTGTCGCGGAACTTTCCAATTCAGATACACGCAATTTCAATTGTTTGTTCTCGCGTTGCAATCGGTATTGGCGATAGATGCCATATGACCCTACAATAATTCCACCGATCAGGGTACAG
This Paenibacillus xylanexedens DNA region includes the following protein-coding sequences:
- a CDS encoding LapA family protein, producing the protein MKMQWALIAGLVFALLTGIFAVINVDSVQVNLLFNTVQIPLILLILGCTLIGGIIVGSYGIYRQYRLQRENKQLKLRVSELESSATSKSTLDSFKSMDSLDSNESDSLLENDSIQSQRKGNPTGTL